Sequence from the Thermomicrobiales bacterium genome:
GTAGCGACCTTGTCACCGCAAATTGCCAGTGTTTCCGGCGACGGGCCAACGAAGGAGATCTCGGCGTCCAGACAGGCCTGCGACAGGTCGGCGCGCTCGCTGAGGAAGCCGTAACCCGGATGCAGTGCTGTGGCACCGGCTCGCTTTGCTGCCGCAACAACCAGCGCTGGATCGAGCTCGCTGCCGGCCGGGCCGACACGCTCGACGCGCCCAATGGCTCGCGCCGCGTAGCTATCGAGGTCGGGATCGCCGAGCAGCGCGACCGGTTGCCAGCCGAGCGCCCGCGCCGTGCGGGCGATTCGGGCGGCGATCTCACCCCGATTGGCGATTGCGAGGACAGGACCGAGGCTCATGAACGAATCTCCGACCAGCGCGGCTGGCGCTTTTCGAGGAATGCGTTCATGCCCTCCTGGCCCTCGGGGTCGGCGCGTCGGTCGGCAGCGAGTTCGGTGCAGTGCTCGCGAAGCTGCGCTGGCGACAGGTTGCCGAACGCGATCACGTCGACCATCGTCTTCGTGTCGCGCATCGAGCCGGGCGCGTTCTTGGCGAACTGGCTCATCCACTCGGCAATGACGCCGTCCAGCCCGTCTTCGGCAGCTACTTGCTGAATCAGTCCGATCCGCAGCGCCTCGTCGGGACCAAATGGCTCGGCGAGCAGCATCGCCGCCTTCGCGTGATGCGGACCGACCGCACGCACGAACGACGGTCCGATCGCCGCCGGTACCAGCCCCAGCCGCGCCTCGGAGAGTGAGAAACGTGTGCCTTCGGCTGCGACAACGAGATCTGCCACTGCCACCAGGCCAATTGCACCGCCGAAGGCTGCCTTGTGGACGCGCGCAATGACCGGCTTCGGGCCGGTCGCGATCCGATCCAGCAGGTTATAGAGGCGCACGGCGTCGCTGACGACTTCGGGCCGATCTGACGCCACACGATACTGGTTGACGTCTGCGCCAGCACAGAAGACGGGCCCTGCGCCCGCCAGCACTATCGCGCGAGCCGCGTCATCGCTGAACGCCTGTTCCAGCGCTTCGGCGATTGCCTCGACCAGCTCGCGAGCCAGCGCGTTGCGCACCTCGGGTCGGTTGAGCGTCAGCCAGGCCGCGCCGTCGCGGATCTCATAGTGCAGGATCCCGCCACCAAATTCCTCAGACATCGTTGTCTCCTTCGTTTGCGCTCGGCGCAGTTACATCCGCAGCACGCCGATGGGTGAATCCTCAATCGGCGCGTTGAGCGTCGAACGCAACGCCATCCCAAGTACCGTCCGCGTGTTGCGCGGATCGATGACGCCGTCGTCCCAGAGTCGCGCCGTCGCGTACCACGGCGTCGTCTCCGCTTCGTAGCGCTCCTGCACCTCGGCGCGTCGTGCGGCGGCTTCGTCCGGCGACAGCTCGGCGTCGCGCGAACGGCCAATCGAGGTCAGCACTCCGGCAGCCTGCTCGCCGCCCATCACGCCAATGCGCGAGGTCGGCCAACTGAACAGGTAGCGCGGATCGTAGGCGCGACCGCACATGGCGTAGTTACCTGCTCCGTACGATGCTCCGGTGATCAGCGTCAACTTCGGCACGCGCGCCGTCGCGACTGCCGACACCATCTTCGCGCCATCACGGGCGATGCCGCCGTGCTCAGCCTCGCGTCCGACCAGGAAGCCGGTGATGTTCTGGACGAAGAGCAGCGGGATGCGCTGCTGCGCGCAGAGCATGATGAAGTGCGCACCTTTGCGAGCCGAATCGGCGAACAGCACGCCATTGTTGGCGACGATCCCGACCGGGATGCCGAACAGTCGACCGTATCCGCAGACCAGCGTCTCGGCATAGTCACGCTTGAACTCATCGAGCGCACTGCCGTCAAGGATGCGGTGCAGGAGAGGTCGCGGATCGTACGGCGTGCGCGGGTCGGGCGCGACGAGGCCGAGGATGTCCTCCGGGTCCTCGAGCGGCTCGCGCGTCGGCAGGATCTCCCACGGCGTGAGTGGGAGCGTTCGCGGCGGCGTCTGCATCAGGCGGCGCGCGATCTGGAGCGCCTCTTCCTCGCTGTCGGCGATGTAGTCGACGACGCCACTGATCCGGCCATGCACGTCGGCACCGCCCAGCTCTTCGGCACTGATCTCTTCGCCGGTCGCGGCTTTGACCAGCGGCGGCCCACCGAGGAAGATCGTGCCGTTACCGCGCACGATGATCGCTTCGTCCGACATCGCCGGGACGTAAGCACCGCCGGCTGTGCAGGAGCCAAGCACCGCAGCCACTTGCCGAATGCCCTCGGCGGACAGTTGCGCCTGATTGCTGAAGATGCGGCCAAAGTGGTCGCGATCCGGGAAGACTTCGGCATGCAGTGGTAGAAACGCGCCGCCGGAATCGACCAGGTAGAGGCAGGGCAGGCGATTTTGCCGCGCAATTTCCTGCGCGCGCAGATGCTTGCGAACGGTCATCGGGAAGTAGGTCCCGCCCTTGACCGTCGGATCGTTGGCGACGATAACGACTTCGCGACCATCGACCAGACCGACGCCGGTGACGATCCCGGCCCCAGGTGCATCGTCGTCATACATGCCGTTCGCGGCCAGCGTGGAGAGTTCCAGGAAAGGTGATGCCGGGTCCAGCACGCGGTCGATGCGCTCGCGAGCCGGCAGCTTGCCGCGCTGCCGCGAGCGTTCCTGAGCGCGTGGGCCGCCTCCGGCAGCTGCGCTGGTCAGTCGTCCGCGGAGCTCTTCAATCAGGCGCAGGTTTGCTTCGCGCCAATCCTCGCGAACGACCGTAGCCGTTGGACGTGTCACGTTGTGTTCGCCTCCCAGCGGCACCGTCCTGGTGCCCGAGCGCCCGGCCGCGTTGCCGGGCGCCAGAACGTTCATCCCGTCGCAGGAGTTGGGCCGGGATTAGTTATGCGGCGGTGTGGTCGGGTCCTGGAAGCCGAGCATGCTCTTGGTCATGCGAATCTCGCCGATGTGGTTCCACGAGTGCGCAACAGTGTGCTGCAGGCGTGATCCAACGCTGACCTGATTCCCCATCGCGGTCACTTCCCGAGCCAGCTCTTCGTCGGTCGCTTCGGCCAGATAGGCGTGGGTCTCGTCGACCAGCTGCTGGCGATAGCGCGCGAAGACCTCGCCATTGTGAACCAGCTCATCAACCTCGGCATCGGTGTAGCCGAAGCCGATCCCGAGGCCACGACCGCCCTTACCATCCGGGTTGTAGCCCAGCGCCTCGGCGTAGCCACCGCGATGCCAGGCGTCCTCACTCGGCGCGCCGCCCTTGATCGTCCAGTTCAGGTCCAGATCCCAGATGCGCAGGATGTGCCAGTAGATGAACCCGACCGGATTCAGGAATCCGCCCGGTCGCTTCGCGAGCGTCTCATCGTCCACTTCGCTCACCTGGTTGGTGAGCATCGTGACCATGTCGTCGATCTGCTCGCGGTAAATGTCTCGTGCGTCCACACAACCCTCATTCGCCCTTGGCGCGCGTGCGCCACCCACAGCATCCACCCCGATTGGCGGACGCTATTTGACCCTTGTGTCGCGCTCGACCGTGCCCGGCTGGGACCAGTCGATTGCGCGTGCTGTAGCGACGATCGTAAACATCATCGTCGTCACCGCTAGTCCAACCATAGTTGCATTGTATCCGTAACGATCGATCGATTGCGCAACTACGAATGCGCCGAGGCTGCTGCCCAGGAACAGTGCGAACGCGAACAGCGCAATGCCGGTCGCGCGCGCCGTCGGGGCAAGCTCCGTCGCGCGGGTCTGTAAGGTCGAGTGCATCAGGATGTAGGTAGACCCTGCCAGTAGCATGGCGATTGGGAAGACCACCAATGACGGCTGCAGCGTCGTGAGCAGGTAGGCGATGGCGACGCCGCTCCCGCCGATGGCGATCATGCGGCGCTCGCGGAGCATCCGCGCAGCTCGACCGATCACCCGGCCAGTGGCAACCGAAGCGATGCCGAACAGTGCGATGATGAAGCCGATCGCCACGTAGGAGTAGCCGTCGCGGTCGCGTAGCAGCGCGCCGAAGTACGCAAACGCGCCGATGGTGAATCCGCCCTCAACGAAGATGAGCAGCAGAAAGAGTGCGTG
This genomic interval carries:
- a CDS encoding enoyl-CoA hydratase-related protein, producing MSEEFGGGILHYEIRDGAAWLTLNRPEVRNALARELVEAIAEALEQAFSDDAARAIVLAGAGPVFCAGADVNQYRVASDRPEVVSDAVRLYNLLDRIATGPKPVIARVHKAAFGGAIGLVAVADLVVAAEGTRFSLSEARLGLVPAAIGPSFVRAVGPHHAKAAMLLAEPFGPDEALRIGLIQQVAAEDGLDGVIAEWMSQFAKNAPGSMRDTKTMVDVIAFGNLSPAQLREHCTELAADRRADPEGQEGMNAFLEKRQPRWSEIRS
- a CDS encoding DinB family protein, whose amino-acid sequence is MDARDIYREQIDDMVTMLTNQVSEVDDETLAKRPGGFLNPVGFIYWHILRIWDLDLNWTIKGGAPSEDAWHRGGYAEALGYNPDGKGGRGLGIGFGYTDAEVDELVHNGEVFARYRQQLVDETHAYLAEATDEELAREVTAMGNQVSVGSRLQHTVAHSWNHIGEIRMTKSMLGFQDPTTPPHN